Within Xanthomonas oryzae pv. oryzae, the genomic segment ACCCAGCTGCGCGTGGAGGGCTACGACATCGTGCCCAGTTACGACGCTGCCGACGTGGTGGTGGTCAACACCTGCGGCTTCATCGATTCGGCAGTGACCGAGTCGCTGGACGCGATCGGCGAGGCGATGAACGCCAACGGCAAGGTCATCGTCACCGGCTGCCTGGGCAAGCGCCCGGAGCAGATTCGTGAGGCGTACCCGCAGGTGCTGGCGGTGTCCGGCCCGCAGGACTACCAGAGCGTGATGGAGGCGGTGCACGCCGCTTTGCCGCCGCGTCACGACCCCTTCGTGGATCTGGTGCCGGACTACGGCATCAAGCTGACACCGCGCCATTACGCGTATCTCAAGATTTCCGAAGGCTGCAATCACCGCTGCAGCTTCTGCATCATTCCCTCGATGCGCGGCGATCTCGTCTCCCGTCCGGTCGATGAGGTGCTGTGCGAAGCCGAGCGGTTGGTGCGCGGTGGCGTCAAGGAATTGCTGGTGGTGTCGCAGGACACCTCTGCCTACGGCGTTGACCTGAAGTACGCCGAGCGCCCGTGGCGCGACCGCATGTACCAGACCCGCATGAAGGCGCTGTGCGAGGGCTTGTCGGAGCTGGGCGTATGGACGCGCCTGCATTACGTGTACCCGTATCCGCACGTGGACGATGTGCTTCCGCTGATGGCCGAAGGCAAGCTGCTGCCGTATCTGGACATCCCGTTCCAGCACGCCAGCCCGCGCATCCTCAAGTTGATGAAACGTCCCGGTGCAGTGGAAAAGACCCTGCAGCGCGTGCAGCGCTGGAAGGCGATGTGCCCGGAGATCACCGTGCGTTCGACCTTCATTGTCGGTTTCCCCGGCGAAACCGATGCCGAGTTCGAATCTTTGCTGGACTTCCTGGATCAGGCGCAACTGGACCGCGTCGGTGCGTTCGCGTACTCGCCGGTCGATGGCGCCAGCGCCAATGCACTGCCGGACCCGGTGCCGGAAGAAGTGAAGCAGGAGCGCCTGGCGCGCTTCATGGCCAAACAGGCGGAGATTTCTGCGTTGCGGCTTGAGGCAAAGATCGGCAGCGTGCAGCAGTGCCTTGTTGATCTGATCGAAGACGACATCGCCGTGGCGCGCTCACGCGCCGATGCGCCGGAGATCGATGGCCTGGTGCATATCCAGAACGGCGGCGAGCTCGGGTTGAAGGTGGGCGATCTGGTCGATGTGGAAATCACCGACAGCGACGAGCACGATCTGTTCGGCGATGCGCTGCCGGCGAACGTCGTACCCCAGCAAGGGCGCGCGTTGAATCTGCAGATGGTGTAACTGGCCACGTGTCCGGACACCGCGTTTCGTAGGAGCGCGCTTGCGCGCGAAGAGGCGTTATCGATAACGCCCCATCGCGCACAAGTGCGCTCCTACACGTCAGCGGGTGGCGATCACGCGGCTACTGGCTCGTGTAGTCCACCGACACCACCACGAAGGTGTGCTTGCCTGCCGGCAAGTGCGCGTCGAATTCGTCGTCCACGCGCTTTTTCAGGAGTGCGCGCGCCAGCGGCGAATCGATGCTGATCCAGCCGCGCCCGGCATCGGTCTCGTCCGGGCCGACGATGCGGTAGCGCAGCAGCTCACCACTGTCGGCATCTTCCAGGTCCACCTGCGCTCCGAAGAACACCGCATTCGGGTCGGTGGGGGCGGTATCCACCACGCGCAGCGCTTCCAGCCGCTTGCTCAGATAGCGCACACGCCGATCGATCTCACCGAGCTGCTTCTTGCGATAGGTGTACTCCGCATTTTCAGAGCGGTCGCCTTCGGCGGCCGCCGCCGCAAGGGCACGCACCACTTCGGGCCGGCGCACACGCCACAAGTCGTCCAGCTCGGCCTTGAGGCGGGCATGGCCTTCGGGCGTGATCAGCGCAGTGCTTTTTTCGGCAGGTGGGCGCCAGCGGCTCATGGGGCAGGCAGATTCGAACGGCGGGGCCGCGATGCTAGCGCGCATGACGTGCGTGCGCATCTGCCGCCGCACGGTGACGTTTTGCGCCATTCTCGGACACGGGCGTTGTCATGCTGATCATGCCGCTGCACAAACCCTGGTCGCGCCAGAACATCCCTTGGGTGACGCTGCTGCTGGTGCTGATCAACGTGGCGGTCTACCTGGGCTACCAGCGCAAGGACGACAGCCTGGTCGAGAGCGCCGTGCACTATTACGTGCAGTCCGGACTGGGCGCTCTGGAGGCCGACGCGCATGCGCGCTACCTGCAGCAGACCGCCAACGCCAAGCTGCGCGCGGCACGCCAGGCAAACTGGACCGCGTGCGTAAACCGCAGCGCATCGCCTATCTGGCGCACCTGACGATGCATGATGTCGCCTTCGAACAGGCGCTGCGCAGCGGTAGCTTGTTCAAGGACGAAGAGCATCTGCGCGAATGGCGTGCATTGCGCGCGCCTTACGACACGTGGCTGTCCAAGATATTCACGCTGCGCCATGTGCAACGCAGCTTCGAATGGTCGCCAGTGCGCATGCCGACCGCCACGTTCCTGCATGGCAGCTTCGATCATCTGCTTGGAAACATGCTGTTTTTGCTTGCGTTAGGCACCTTGCTGGAAGGCGCGATCGGCAGTGGCTGGTTCCTGCTGCTCTATCTGCTCGGCGGATTCGGCGCCAGCCTGGCAAGCCTGTGGTGGCGTTGGGGCGAGCCCGGTGGCGGTTTGGGTGCCTCCGGTGCCATCGCCGCCTTGATGGGCGCGTTTTGCGTGGTCTGGGGCAGGCGCAGAGTGCGTTTTTTCTACTGGCGGCTTCAACTCTGGATCGCAACACCAACGGTTGTGAAGTGATCCAGGCGACCTGACCTGAGCGACTTCACTACCAAATGGAGTTGCCCATGTCATCCAGCCGGCTGGACCTGTCAGAACGATACCGCCTACATGCGTTATATGAAACCGGGATGTCGATGCGCGCCATCGCCGATGCAGTGGCGCGTGCGCCCAGCACGATCAGTCGTGAGCTGCGCCGCAACCGGCACGCGGCGAAGTATCGGCCCGATCACGCGCAGCGCATCAGCGAGCATCGGCGCACACAGGCCAGCCGGCGTCCACGCATCGACGCTGAGCGTATCGGCCAGATCGAGGACCTGCTGAGGGAGGACTTCAGTCCCGAACAGATTGCCGGTCGCACCGGCTTGGCCAGTCACGAATGGATCTATCGGCACATCGACGCCGATCAGAAGCGCGGTGGTCAGTTGTTCATGCATCTACGCAAACGCCGCCGCAAGCGCCGTCGGCGTGGCGTGCGCGATGGCCGCGGGCAGCTGACGCATCGGCGCAGCTGGACACAGCGCCCCAGTGTGGTTGAGCAGCGAAGCCGTATCGGCGACTGGGAGCTGGATACCATCAGGGCCTCGCACGGAAAGGGCGTGGTGGTCAGCATGACCGAACGCCGCAGTCGCCTGCATCTGCTGGCTTACTCGCCCGACGGCACCGCCGAGAACGTGCGCAACGCCATTGTCCAGCGACTGGGCGGCCTGCGCCATGCAGTTCACACCCTCACCGCCGACAACGGCAAGGAGTTCGCTGATCATCGGCTCATTGCCGCCTGCCTGCAGAGCGATTTCTATTTCGCAGATCCGTACTGCCCATGGCAGCGCGGCAGCAACGAGAATGCCAACGGATTGACACGCCAATACTTGCCACGACAGACCGATTTCAGCACCATCACCGATGCGCACCTGCGATGGATCGAGCAGCGGCTCTACAATCGTCCGCGCAAGATACTTGGATTCAAAACGCCCCTCGAAGTCTTCTCCGAGGAGGTCCTCAAAAGCGTTGCGAATCAGAGTTGAATTTGCCCCTATCGGAACGATACCGTCTGCATGCGTTATATGAAACCGGGATGTCGATGCGCGCCATCGCCGATGCAGTGGCGCGTGCGCCCAGCACGATCAGTCGTGAGCTGCGACGCAATCAGCACGCTGCGCGGTACCAGCCCGATCACGCGCAGCGCATCAGCGCCCATCGGCGCACGCAGGCCAGCCGGCGTCCACGCATCGACGCCGAGCGTATCGGCCAGAGCGAGGTCCTGCTGAGGGAGGACGTCAGTCCCGAACAGATCGCCGGTCGCACCGGCTTGGCCAGTCACGCATGGATCTATCGGCACATCGACGCCGATCAGAAGCGCGGTGGTCAGCTGTTCATGCATCTACGCAAACGCCGTCGCAAGCGCCGGCGGCGTGGCGTGCGCGATGGCCGCGGGCAGCTCGCATCGGCGCAGCTGGACACAGCGCCCCAGCGTGGTTGAGCAGCGAAGCCGTATCGGCGACTGGGAGCTGGAGACCATCAGGGCCTCGCACGGACGCGCCGTGGTGGTCAGCATGACCGAACGCCGCAGTCCGGGTGCCCGAGCTGGCCATACAGGTCCCAGAACACTACCGAGTTGGCGGCCGGGGCGTAGTCGGCAATGCCCATATCCTTGGCGCGCTGCAGCACGCCGGGCGCGCCGTCGCCTGCCACGGCCAGGCCGGCGACGTCGCCTTTTACGTCCGCCAGGAACACTGGCACGCCCAGCCGCGAGAAGCCTTCGGCGAGGGTCATCAGGGTCACGGTCTTGCCGGTGCCGGTGGCGCCGGCCACCAGCCCGTAGCGGTTGCCGAAGCGTCCTTCCAGCGCAACCGGGATGTCGTCGGTGATGCCTTTGCCGAGCAGGAACGAGGCCATTGCGCAGATCCGGTGGGAAAGTCCGGATTCTAGTGGGCAATCCCGGCGGGCAATGCCAGCCTGCACGTCAGCAGCTTCCTGTCCGGCAGCCTGGA encodes:
- the rimO gene encoding 30S ribosomal protein S12 methylthiotransferase RimO, which codes for MKSIDYVNPVKNQVPKVGFVSLGCPKALVDSERILTQLRVEGYDIVPSYDAADVVVVNTCGFIDSAVTESLDAIGEAMNANGKVIVTGCLGKRPEQIREAYPQVLAVSGPQDYQSVMEAVHAALPPRHDPFVDLVPDYGIKLTPRHYAYLKISEGCNHRCSFCIIPSMRGDLVSRPVDEVLCEAERLVRGGVKELLVVSQDTSAYGVDLKYAERPWRDRMYQTRMKALCEGLSELGVWTRLHYVYPYPHVDDVLPLMAEGKLLPYLDIPFQHASPRILKLMKRPGAVEKTLQRVQRWKAMCPEITVRSTFIVGFPGETDAEFESLLDFLDQAQLDRVGAFAYSPVDGASANALPDPVPEEVKQERLARFMAKQAEISALRLEAKIGSVQQCLVDLIEDDIAVARSRADAPEIDGLVHIQNGGELGLKVGDLVDVEITDSDEHDLFGDALPANVVPQQGRALNLQMV
- the greB gene encoding transcription elongation factor GreB, with the protein product MSRWRPPAEKSTALITPEGHARLKAELDDLWRVRRPEVVRALAAAAAEGDRSENAEYTYRKKQLGEIDRRVRYLSKRLEALRVVDTAPTDPNAVFFGAQVDLEDADSGELLRYRIVGPDETDAGRGWISIDSPLARALLKKRVDDEFDAHLPAGKHTFVVVSVDYTSQ
- a CDS encoding IS30-like element IS1112b family transposase, translating into MSSSRLDLSERYRLHALYETGMSMRAIADAVARAPSTISRELRRNRHAAKYRPDHAQRISEHRRTQASRRPRIDAERIGQIEDLLREDFSPEQIAGRTGLASHEWIYRHIDADQKRGGQLFMHLRKRRRKRRRRGVRDGRGQLTHRRSWTQRPSVVEQRSRIGDWELDTIRASHGKGVVVSMTERRSRLHLLAYSPDGTAENVRNAIVQRLGGLRHAVHTLTADNGKEFADHRLIAACLQSDFYFADPYCPWQRGSNENANGLTRQYLPRQTDFSTITDAHLRWIEQRLYNRPRKILGFKTPLEVFSEEVLKSVANQS